A part of Streptomyces sp. NBC_01210 genomic DNA contains:
- a CDS encoding ABC transporter ATP-binding protein produces MTTTAAPTPVVSFENVHKSYGAVRAVSDLSLTLHPGETVALLGPNGAGKSSTLDLLLGLRPADSGSVKLFGTTPQQAVAAGRVGAMLQSGGLMEEVKVRELVQLACALHPKPYPVADVLAQAGIGQIADRMVNKLSGGQEQRVRFALATAGASDLIVLDEPTTGMDVTSRQSFWATMREQTRQGRTVLFATHYLEEADAIADRVLVLHGGRLLADGTAAEIKAKAGARRISFDLEGPLDEAALRRLPFLSTFSLSGRTVRMQSHDADATVHALYGLGVHPRNLEVAGLGLEQAFVAITEAEEAKAL; encoded by the coding sequence ATGACGACGACAGCCGCTCCCACCCCTGTGGTGAGCTTCGAGAATGTGCACAAGAGCTACGGCGCGGTCCGTGCCGTATCCGATCTCTCGCTGACGCTCCACCCCGGCGAGACCGTCGCGCTCCTCGGCCCCAACGGCGCCGGCAAGTCCTCCACGCTCGATCTGCTGCTCGGCCTGCGCCCCGCCGACAGCGGCTCCGTGAAGCTCTTCGGCACAACCCCGCAGCAGGCGGTCGCCGCCGGCCGCGTCGGTGCGATGCTGCAGAGCGGCGGCCTGATGGAGGAGGTCAAGGTCCGCGAACTGGTGCAGCTCGCCTGTGCGCTGCATCCCAAGCCGTATCCGGTCGCCGACGTCCTCGCCCAGGCCGGGATCGGCCAGATAGCCGACCGTATGGTCAACAAGCTCTCCGGCGGCCAGGAGCAGCGCGTACGGTTCGCGCTCGCGACCGCCGGTGCCAGCGACCTCATCGTCCTCGACGAGCCGACGACCGGCATGGACGTCACCTCCCGCCAGTCCTTCTGGGCCACCATGCGCGAGCAGACACGGCAGGGCCGTACGGTCCTGTTCGCCACGCACTACCTCGAAGAGGCCGACGCGATCGCCGACCGGGTGCTCGTCCTGCACGGCGGGCGGCTGCTCGCCGACGGCACGGCCGCCGAGATCAAGGCCAAGGCGGGTGCGCGGCGGATCTCCTTCGACCTGGAGGGCCCGCTCGACGAGGCCGCGCTGCGCCGGCTGCCGTTCCTGTCCACGTTCTCCCTGTCCGGCCGTACGGTCCGCATGCAGTCGCACGACGCGGACGCGACCGTCCACGCGCTGTACGGACTCGGGGTCCACCCCCGCAATCTCGAAGTCGCAGGACTGGGCCTGGAGCAGGCCTTCGTCGCCATCACGGAGGCCGAGGAGGCCAAGGCGCTGTGA
- a CDS encoding S9 family peptidase codes for MTSRQQLSFPRQYARTQRFTLGAPRAFTVSPDGSRVVFLRSASGTDRAGRLWVLDLDPDGRQAQERLAADPGALLAGAAEKLSAKERARRERSREGSAGIVGYAVDQAVELAAFALSGRLYTAELRAGTARELRVPGPVIDPRPSPDGRHIAYVAGGALRVTGAEGEGDRALAEPEDEHTTYGLAEFIAAEEMDRSRGFWWAPESDRLLVARVDERHVRRWWISDPAHPDREPERVAYPAAGTPNAEVRLFLLTLDGERTEVSWDRTRYPYLARVHWSSAGAPLLLVQSRDQRTQLYLAVDAESGTTRTVHVDEDPVWLDLFPGVPAWAPDGRLVRIADEGGARVLAVGDRALTGAQLQLRAVLDIGENDVLVSAAAGEEAAEPETGEIHVYRVNELGIERISDGAGVHSAARSGGVTVLASSRTEVSGASVQVLRDGKPVAVVPSYAEQPVLKARVRLCEAGAHRIPCAVLLPSGYQESDGPLPVLLDPYGGPHGQRVYAAQNPYLTSQWFADQGFAVIVADGRGAPGRSPGWEKAVKDNLPLTLDDQIEALHSLAGTFPLDLGRVAIRGWSYGGYLAALAVLRRPDVFHAAVAGAPVTDFRLYDTHYTERYLGDPGTHPEVYAANSLVTDDGLTTPENPPRPLMIIHGLADDNVVMAHSLRLSSALLAAGRPHEVLPLTGVTHMTPQEQIAENLLLLQVDFLKRSLGPQR; via the coding sequence ATGACCTCGAGGCAGCAGCTCTCCTTCCCGCGTCAGTACGCCAGGACCCAGCGCTTCACGCTGGGCGCACCGCGCGCGTTCACCGTGTCCCCGGACGGCTCCCGGGTGGTGTTCCTCCGTTCGGCCTCCGGGACCGACCGGGCGGGCCGACTCTGGGTGCTGGATCTCGACCCGGACGGGCGCCAGGCGCAGGAGCGCCTGGCCGCCGATCCGGGCGCGCTGCTCGCCGGTGCCGCGGAGAAACTGTCGGCGAAGGAGCGGGCCCGGCGCGAGCGCAGCCGGGAGGGGTCGGCGGGCATCGTCGGCTATGCGGTGGACCAGGCGGTCGAGTTGGCGGCGTTCGCGCTGTCGGGGCGGCTGTACACGGCCGAGCTGCGGGCCGGGACCGCGCGCGAACTGCGGGTGCCGGGGCCGGTGATCGACCCTCGGCCGTCTCCCGACGGCCGGCACATCGCGTATGTGGCGGGCGGCGCGCTGCGGGTGACCGGTGCGGAGGGGGAAGGTGACCGGGCGCTGGCTGAGCCGGAGGACGAGCACACCACGTATGGTCTCGCGGAGTTCATCGCGGCCGAGGAGATGGACCGCTCGCGCGGCTTCTGGTGGGCGCCGGAGTCGGACCGGCTGCTGGTCGCCCGGGTCGACGAGCGGCATGTACGGCGCTGGTGGATCTCCGATCCCGCGCATCCGGACCGGGAGCCGGAGCGGGTCGCCTATCCGGCGGCGGGGACACCCAACGCCGAGGTGCGGCTGTTCCTGCTCACGCTGGACGGAGAGCGTACGGAGGTGAGCTGGGACCGGACCCGCTATCCGTATCTGGCGCGGGTGCACTGGTCGTCCGCGGGCGCACCGCTGCTGCTCGTCCAGTCCCGGGACCAGCGGACCCAGCTGTATCTGGCCGTGGACGCGGAGTCGGGCACCACCCGGACGGTGCATGTCGACGAGGACCCGGTGTGGCTCGATCTCTTCCCCGGCGTGCCGGCGTGGGCGCCGGACGGGCGTCTGGTGCGGATCGCGGACGAGGGCGGGGCGCGGGTGCTCGCGGTCGGCGACCGGGCGCTGACCGGAGCGCAGTTGCAGCTGCGGGCGGTGCTGGACATCGGGGAGAACGATGTCCTGGTGTCGGCGGCGGCGGGCGAGGAGGCCGCGGAGCCGGAGACCGGCGAGATCCATGTGTACCGGGTCAATGAGCTGGGGATCGAGCGGATCTCGGACGGTGCGGGAGTGCACTCGGCGGCGCGCTCCGGCGGGGTGACGGTGCTGGCTTCGTCCCGTACGGAGGTGAGTGGCGCGTCCGTGCAGGTGCTGCGGGACGGAAAGCCGGTCGCGGTCGTCCCGTCGTATGCGGAGCAGCCGGTGCTGAAGGCACGGGTGCGGCTCTGCGAGGCGGGCGCCCACCGGATTCCGTGCGCCGTCCTGCTCCCCTCCGGCTATCAGGAGTCGGACGGCCCGCTTCCGGTCCTGCTGGACCCTTATGGGGGACCGCACGGTCAGCGGGTGTACGCGGCACAGAATCCGTATCTCACCTCCCAGTGGTTCGCCGACCAGGGCTTCGCGGTGATCGTCGCGGACGGCCGGGGCGCTCCGGGACGCTCCCCGGGCTGGGAGAAGGCGGTCAAGGACAACCTCCCGCTCACTCTCGACGACCAGATCGAGGCGCTGCACTCGCTGGCCGGGACTTTCCCGCTGGATCTCGGCCGGGTGGCGATCCGCGGCTGGTCGTACGGCGGCTATCTGGCCGCGCTCGCGGTGCTGCGCCGCCCGGATGTCTTCCATGCGGCGGTCGCGGGCGCGCCGGTGACCGATTTCCGGCTGTACGACACCCACTACACCGAGCGCTATCTCGGCGATCCGGGGACGCATCCCGAGGTGTACGCGGCCAACTCACTCGTCACGGACGACGGGTTGACGACGCCGGAGAACCCACCACGGCCGTTGATGATCATCCATGGTCTGGCGGACGACAATGTGGTGATGGCACACAGCCTGCGGCTCTCCTCGGCGCTGCTGGCAGCGGGCCGCCCACATGAGGTACTGCCGCTGACCGGAGTGACCCATATGACGCCGCAGGAGCA
- the mshB gene encoding N-acetyl-1-D-myo-inositol-2-amino-2-deoxy-alpha-D-glucopyranoside deacetylase, which translates to MKDLPARRLLLVHAHPDDESINNGATMALYAAAGAQVTLVTCTLGEEGEVIPPDLAHLAPDREDRLGAHRVGELAAAMKELGVTDHRFLGGPGRFRDSGMMGLEQNHREGAFWNTDPDEAAPYLVGVIRSVRPQVLVTYDPNGGYGHPDHIQAHRVAMRAAELAADPAFRHDLGEAHTIAKIYWNRVPRSVAEEGFARLRAAGGADFPGIAALDDIPGVVDDSEITTAIDATAYAEEKAAAMRAHATQIAVDGPFFALSNDLGQPIFATEYYQLVQGESGAPPGAREHDLFAGVPV; encoded by the coding sequence ATGAAGGATCTTCCCGCCCGTCGTCTGCTCCTGGTGCACGCGCACCCGGACGACGAGTCGATCAACAACGGCGCGACGATGGCCCTGTACGCGGCCGCCGGCGCCCAGGTCACCCTGGTGACCTGCACCCTTGGTGAGGAGGGCGAGGTCATACCGCCTGACCTCGCCCATCTCGCGCCCGACCGGGAGGACCGGCTGGGCGCTCATCGCGTCGGCGAACTGGCCGCCGCGATGAAGGAGCTGGGCGTCACCGACCACCGCTTCCTGGGTGGTCCCGGCCGGTTCCGGGACTCCGGGATGATGGGATTGGAGCAGAACCACCGCGAGGGCGCGTTCTGGAACACCGACCCGGACGAGGCGGCCCCGTACCTCGTCGGGGTGATCCGTTCCGTGCGTCCGCAGGTGCTGGTGACGTACGACCCGAATGGCGGGTACGGACATCCCGACCACATCCAGGCGCACCGGGTCGCGATGCGCGCCGCCGAGCTGGCCGCCGATCCCGCCTTCCGGCACGACCTCGGCGAGGCGCACACGATCGCCAAGATCTATTGGAACCGGGTGCCGCGCTCGGTGGCCGAGGAGGGCTTCGCCCGGCTCCGCGCTGCCGGCGGGGCGGACTTCCCGGGTATTGCGGCCCTCGACGACATTCCGGGCGTCGTGGACGACTCCGAGATCACCACCGCAATTGACGCCACGGCGTACGCGGAAGAGAAGGCGGCGGCGATGCGGGCCCATGCCACCCAAATCGCCGTGGACGGCCCCTTCTTCGCACTCTCCAACGATCTGGGACAGCCGATCTTCGCGACCGAGTACTACCAGTTGGTACAGGGCGAGTCCGGCGCACCGCCCGGCGCGCGCGAACACGATCTCTTCGCGGGGGTGCCGGTATGA
- a CDS encoding ABC transporter permease, giving the protein MNTLIKLEITRTLRNKKFMFFSVIYPSALFLMIAGTQDSTAKVPHTSLTMPAFYMVAMASFGALTAVLMGNSERIAKEREKGWVRQLRLTSLPGRGYVLAKIAGAAVVTLPTIVIVFAVAALAKGVRLESWQWFALTGAIWAGSLVFAALGVAIGYLASGDAVRPVTMILYFGLSILGGLWMPTTVYPQWLQNIAEWLPTHAYAALGQSIELGSSPHPKDVAILAAYFLLFAGGAAWLYRKDTLKA; this is encoded by the coding sequence GTGAACACTCTCATCAAGCTCGAGATCACCCGAACCCTGCGGAACAAGAAGTTCATGTTCTTCTCGGTGATCTATCCGTCGGCGCTCTTCCTGATGATCGCCGGCACCCAGGACTCCACGGCCAAGGTCCCGCACACCAGTCTCACGATGCCGGCCTTCTACATGGTCGCGATGGCCTCGTTCGGCGCGCTGACCGCCGTACTGATGGGCAACAGCGAACGCATCGCCAAGGAGCGCGAGAAGGGCTGGGTCCGCCAGCTGCGCCTCACCTCGTTGCCCGGCCGCGGCTATGTCCTGGCGAAGATCGCCGGCGCCGCCGTGGTCACTCTGCCGACGATCGTGATCGTCTTCGCGGTGGCGGCGCTCGCCAAGGGGGTACGCCTCGAGAGCTGGCAGTGGTTCGCGCTCACCGGCGCCATCTGGGCCGGCAGCCTGGTCTTCGCCGCACTGGGCGTCGCAATCGGCTATCTCGCCAGCGGTGACGCGGTCAGGCCCGTCACGATGATCCTGTACTTCGGGCTCTCCATCCTGGGCGGCCTGTGGATGCCGACCACCGTCTACCCCCAGTGGCTGCAGAACATCGCAGAATGGCTGCCCACGCACGCGTACGCCGCACTCGGCCAGTCCATCGAGCTCGGCAGCTCACCGCATCCGAAGGATGTCGCGATCCTCGCCGCGTACTTCCTGCTCTTCGCCGGCGGTGCGGCCTGGCTGTACCGGAAGGACACACTGAAGGCGTGA
- a CDS encoding DUF6113 family protein: MSGSAGRQDAPGAWLAQSPKPGRIAAYLGLAVLGALVGIAGSLVQGAWFPGGLVLALLATTGLFHGSLRATGTQLGVLAPAVGWLLAIVLLGIGRPEGDGVFSAGVGPLVFMLGGMALAVMCATMSRPARPGGGSGRLGK; encoded by the coding sequence ATGAGTGGATCCGCAGGAAGGCAGGACGCACCGGGGGCCTGGCTCGCCCAGTCGCCGAAGCCCGGCCGGATTGCCGCCTACCTCGGACTCGCCGTGCTCGGGGCGCTGGTCGGCATCGCCGGTTCGCTGGTCCAAGGGGCCTGGTTCCCCGGCGGGTTGGTGCTGGCTCTGCTCGCCACGACGGGTCTGTTCCACGGCTCGCTGCGGGCCACCGGGACGCAGCTCGGCGTGCTGGCGCCGGCTGTGGGCTGGCTGCTCGCGATCGTGCTGCTCGGCATCGGACGCCCGGAGGGCGACGGTGTGTTCTCCGCGGGAGTCGGGCCGCTCGTCTTCATGCTGGGCGGAATGGCGTTGGCTGTGATGTGTGCCACGATGTCGCGGCCCGCGCGACCGGGTGGCGGGTCCGGCCGACTCGGTAAGTGA